ACAATTGCGTAGCGAGCTATCTATCCCTACTTGCAAGCAAAATATGAGTTAATGTTGGAATACTCTTGGATAAGGGGGGTATGCTTGGGAATTCGGTGGAAAATGACTATAAATGCCGGGTCGTGCAGAAGTGTGGCGCTTCGATTGCGGTCGCTATGCATTTAGCGGCTTTAGTGCAGTACATAAATATTGCAGCTTTCTTACGGTTATTCGGATTAATAGTGAAATTGCTACATTGTAACAAACTCACCCGAGACGATAGAGGTGCAGGCAGCGCGGGGTCTCCAGGACAGCCTCGCACGGGCTGCTGTACAGGACCCAACTACAGACAGGAAACAGGAGACTTCCGTtttgcctgactgaaatgtgggCCTCGTCTTGTTGACGTGATGTGTAGAACTGGAAGTTGTGAGCTGCGTGTCATAAAGCTCTTCTGAAaccattaaaataacaatgaagATAATGTTTCAGCACCATGACTCTATTACGTTGGCCTCTATCTTCATTAAATGACGTCAATGAGTCGTAAAACGCGAAGTGGCGACCTAAACGAAACAAATCTGCTTTATGTAATCAAACAAGCAAAATGCCCGTCGCgaatttgaaaatgtttgatcGGCGTCGATGTCCGAAACGTTAGTCCAACAAACcttgttttgatgaaatttAGTCACGCAGaccggtggttctcaactggtgggtgggGACCCAAAACTGGGTCGCGACGCTGTTTCTAGTGGATCAGGAATGTGCGCcagaaaaaaagggtaaaaagtatAATAATCAAAGTCTTAAGTGGACATACAATCGGCTAtggatttttttagttttcctgTGACTTCCAGctaattttgttctttttctcaagattttaactaatttatctAATTTCCCGGGtaacaaatttttattttctcaaggTAATTAGGGATTCCTCAAGAATAACCAAATAAATCAGGTTGggtatcatttgtttttttctaatactGGTACTATTttgaagcttttaaaaagtGCCATTGCCTTAAAGGTGCTTGAATTGATACTTTCAGGAGAAAGAAAGTGTTTTATAAGTCGGTAGCAAAAGCTGTCTCAGTATTGAAAATGATTCCAAAATTTAATGGCAGTTGAACTGTCTATAAAGTAAAAAGGTGTAATGTCTTCACAATATGAATTTTGTGTCTTTCCTTTGAAATGACAAATATTGTGTTGGGTTGGCAAGGTACCAAAATAAAGCACTGAAATATGTCTTGTATTTCATTATGGTCGGTATCGGATGTGTcggttgttttgtttgtttgtttttccaatttCGCTccagcatttttaattgaatagGTCTGAGTggaggatgtttttaaaaatgtgagtaGTGATTTCTCATAATTAGGAGGTGTTGGCTCCTTACCAGTTCAGAACCACTGGTGTGGACAAAAGTTGAGACATTTTAAGTGTGAGAGCTTTTTAAACAATCCTtcaatttttgtttgtatagcacTAATAGAACCAAAGTTATcttaagacactttacaaagaggacaggtctagaacgttctcctttATAACAGTTGCCAAATTTTtataactgaaaaacaaacataaccACCATGCCCCTTCATAAATCcaatttttaaaggttttaaataCCACCATCTCAAGCACAGCACTGTAgtttcacaaaatagatgggaTTAAAATACAGAGTCTTGTTGGAGTAGACATGGGCTGTGTGTCTAATACTGTGCATCCACAACCTCTAACAGGCTTAAAAAGACTAGTGAAACAATGTAACAGGAGTTGTATGTTTTGTTAATGctataaaaaatatgtatttttatggGAAAGAGTGGCAGCCTACAAgtgatttaatttcatattctaaataaatgtaaaaaaaaaaaaaatgctgaagtaTGATCAGTCCTGTTTTATGCAGAAGATTGGACATAACTTAAAACTTTAACCTTAAATTCAGGAACAAAAAGgtgatgaatgaaaacagataGGCTATACATTAAAGACTAACATTTTATCACTCTAAACAGATCTACAATAAAGAGCCGGGCAGACACATTTCAGTTAATTAATCTCATTAATGATTGAAACTATAAAGCCAAACATAAAGCATCAGAGCTCATCTTTTAACTTCTATTTGGCTTTAGAATTAAAGGCCCGTAGAagaaaagtcaataaaagtGAATGTTTAAAATCAGTACATTTTAGTTATGATCCCTTAAATGCTGAAGAGAAACTTTAGTTATGCAACTGAATGAATATTCTCTTTTCATGGTTAAAGATGGCCAggtgatttcattttttcttgctCTATGTGCGACTTCTTTGTATATTTTGTGCACAAACTCTTACAATTTGCATATATTTTCATCCTACTACACATAAAGCCTTGATTCTCAATTAGTGGGTCAGGACGCAGAATTTTCAGTCGGTTGTGGATGTGTACCTGGAGAAAATATGTGGCAAATAGTCAATGATTTGGTTGCATTTTGAACCATATGTCTCAGTATCTTTGTTCCACCATATTCTTTTGTTCTATCTCAAGTCAAAACTGccagatttttcatttaaaatatttggttatgacttaaaaatgttaGGAATTTGGGTCGTGATATGTCATTAAGGAGGTGGTAGTGGGTCCTGATGTTagaacagttgagaaccactgcaccaAATCAGTGCTCAATAATTATGCAACCATAACACTGCATGATTTATAGTGGTTGGACATCCAAAGTGAAAAAGAAACTTTGCTTCCTCAGCTATTTTTAAGGTTCTAGGTTGACACTTCTCTGTGGGTTATGGTTTTGCCCACACACCATAAAACTGCAGGCTTCAGTTAATTGATGGGTTGTATGTGTAAGTGTGAGCTTTTAATGGTAGATAAGCCCTACATTATCATTTAGGTCTCATGGAGGTTAGTTTTGCAAAGCACTATAAGATGCATTCAGTTCTTTGCCAGAAATATTTCAGTTATATGTTGGTTTTGAACTATAAATGAAGAGTTGTGAAAAGGCAGAATACTGAATACTGAGATCAAAAGAATCAATGATCCAAATGAAGACAGGAGGTttggtaaaaagcagcttttGTCATTATAATGACTGATTAAACACGACTTTCAATAGACACAACAATGCTGCCTTTGTTGGTTatcaaaacaatgataaatagGGCTGTAATGATAAAACTCATTTTGCAATATGTATTGTATGGTACAATAAATCTtacatataataaaaaaaaatagatactgGTTTCACAATACATTTTAGCATGATTTTTCACCAAGCCTGCTCAGTGATTAGGGTGGGTCCcagacaaacccagagaatgggccctcctcgGTTGTAATTTTGATAGCATCAATGCACATGAGTaagatcagtagcattgatgttAGTATCCTTGCTAACAGTTACTTGATTTTGGAGCTGagaagtgtgtcaaactatcattgggttctgatgttgaaatgatgtatttgtgctaccttttaacccattttaatcactatttccacccatttttgccagtattaGGTGCCACTTAACATCAGTTTTGCACCTTTTCCTCATTTTGGCTTCTTTTTAccctattttgtcactttaaaccaagttttgtcacatttcaaCCATGTCTATCACTTTTCACTGCCAATTTCTCTATTTCatggacatttttgccactttttaaactctttccatcaCTTGTTCTGCCAATCACTTGATACTTTCagcccattgttgcctctgttgactaTTTAAGTCAAGCAtgtgatttttgcccattttaactcATCTCACTGTTTGTCacaaccattttgccactttaaacccattcttACAGCTTTttgatcccatttcaccaaaggctgcccatttctgccccttttaagccatttttgccatgttcaaaccctttccaccacttttcctgccggtttttgcaattttgcatcTATTGTTGCCATTTTGGCCATATTCAACCCAGTTTCACCCACTCTCTTTGCacgtttttgccaattttaactgcaTCTCCTTGTTTGCcgtgcccgtttttgccacttcaaaccagTTTTTGAAATTTGTAACCTCTATTCACCACTTTCAgccagtttttgcaactttgtacACATTTTCCCCATTCATTGTTCCCTCTGTTAacaggtttttgccactttaaacacctttcctctttcaaccattttctgCTATAGTGCATCTTGATTATGCTGACCTTCCAGGGCCCCGaacttttttttagacatgaatttaaattcagttttaatatataaagaaattttaaatgtactttaagAACAGAAATTCAAAATATCCTTTCTTAATTTTCGTTTTAGCCTGTATTAAAGTAACACTCTTAAGGTTGTGTAGTTTCTAAATATTGTATTAAAAGTTAACTGTGAAAATTACAATAACTTTTTGTGAAACAGTCCATATCctatttgtattgattttaattGTATTGCGAAGTAATGTTACAACCCTAACAATACCAAACAAATATCTGTGTACTACAGTCAAGCGAAGAACTGTTGTTATTTGTTTCTTAATAAAGCGTAGTAGGCCtattttgttctgtttattGCTATCGACATTCTAGTACTGGGAGGATTGATGATGGAGTTTACGAGGAGCACTAGAACGCAGCAGCGCTGTCTCCACTACAGTCACGTGACAGAGGTGATGGGTTACTTTGCGGCTGATGATGTGACAAGGCGTACTGAACCCTCTGCTGCTAGCGCTGGTTAGCAAGTTTGTTGACTTTTGTGTTTCCTCGTTCCTTCCCAATATCAGTCCAGTTACACTAAAAATGGACAACAGTGGGAAAGAAAAGGAGGCAACGGCTTTAATAGCTGAGGCCGAGAAGAAAGTTAACTCGTCGAAGTCGTTTTTCGGAGCGATGTTTGGGTGAGTATGTCAGGTAGCTACTGTAAAGCTAATTTTGTCGAGCTAGCTGACGGCCAGCTAAGCGGAAGGCGGCTGGATTACTTATGCTAACTTTCAGATCTAAATGTAGgagaaaaaactgtcaaaactgCAACATTGGTCTGATTTGTTTAGATCATGAACTTGTTTTAGTCTATGTATTTTTATGTGGACGACGCCGCAGTTCAGTTGTACGGCAATCGTTTAACGCGTTCCTTTCCTCATATGATGGTGTTACAGTTTAATgcgtgaccatgttaactgacGACTCTGCTGACTATCGAATGCGTCTGTGGTTGTCGTAGTTACAACTGATTGCGAAGATGAAAAGTGTCGGAACAAACGCTgcattgtgtatttttcaaccaaCTGATTAAAATGCATAACATTGTTACGTAAAACTACATGAAGAGGGATTTACAAAGAGACACAACATCAGTTGTAACTACGACAAACAGATGCACTCGGCTGGAAGTCACCATTTAACACGATTACTTTTTACACCGGTACACAGTGTGATCGCATCTCCAACAAAAACAGCGTTTCAAGAGTAACTGCTTGAACTGTATGTGGCTAAATTATACCAGTGTCAGATTTGGTGGTTTCCTGACACACGTATAGGTTAATGTGTAATCAAGACAGGACATCTTAACATTTCAAATGAGCAAAACCAAAACCACAAATAAACTGGACAAGGTTccaatgtttttgttattgcaCCATCTACTGGGAACATTTCGCAAGAGCAGCCAGTTGTTTTGGGTAAATCACGTGTCCATCATTTGTTTACAATTGCAGAATGGAGTTCATTTTAGTTGCATTAGATTAAGAAGTGTAGAAATAAGAAAGACATCATGCATGCGTAAAATAATCGAATGGATTTTGCTTTAATAAGAAAAGTTTGTATTAGGACTGCCATGGTACTAGAATtttaaatatgatataaaaaacatacatcatttattttgacacaaaCTGTGATGGAAATATGAGCTCTGGGCAcccaattttggaaaatttctTGTATTAATTAGTAAAACCCAGGCAAATTCCAGCACACTGTCTACACTGCACAATGCATTGTCAGAGTTTCCATACTGAAACACCGCCattgtatttgtgcaattaatgCACAGCCAACTTCATACCCTCTGCTAGTTTAAAGGTGAATTTGTGTGGCCCACCACTGTTCAAAGTGGCTTTTCCTTGAAAACATGAGAACCAGCTATTGATAATGTTGATTATAAAAATTGGAGACTGTTTTCACCCCATCAGTAAAAAAGGCCTATCCAGGATGcccaaattaaaatgaatgctgtgtttgaaccatttggagAACAAGCAAAAACAGGGTGTCTTTAGGAAGGTAACACTCTGAAGTTTCTTCCCAAAATGTCAGACTCACTGTAGGTGCCACTGGTATTgagtaacacacacacaaatatgtattttttccctctctgaatTTGTATTGTGAAACAGAAGCATGCAGATGACTGTAGATGGGAGTtattagctggaaaactcaactgGACCAAAGTATGGAGCCTTAGCTAATTCAGTTTAAAAGCTGATAACAGTAGAACAGAAATTAGTATTTTACACCTGCTTTTACAAGGAAACATCTAGGTGTTTTCAAACGGAAAACTCTAAAAAGGATCAaggttggcagacatttttcaaAGTAGCAGTGTTAGTAATTGCctgaaaaatgtattataaCAGCAAATACAGTGGACTTTTGAGATCagtaattgtatttttaaaattagaaaTTATACCAAACCAGTCCATGGATCTTTATGGATGTAATAATGTTTTGGACTAAAAATTTGGCTGGATCTAGATTGTGGAGACCTCTTTTAATGTTGCAGGACTGTTTATTATAGATCAGAAGGGTACAGGAAAGCTTCTAATGGTGAGCTGTATcacttttgttattgtttgtttgtagcttgaCAAATGCATTAATCGTGACTGCTGTGTTGCTTTTATCCTGGAATGGTAAGAATGGTCAGACtcctgagaatcagagctttTTGGTGGTGTATAACGTGGTTAACTTGTGAATCGTCATTTTGTAAAGAACTgaatagtttaaaaaacatctgGTGTGCCCTCATATTTTAAAGGGGTTGATTAAAAGACATAATATCAAAAAGTACTGATGTAGCAAACATTTTGAAAGCCTCACTATCTATAAGAAGTCACATGCATACCAGCaaagtttatgtttttttatgtaaacagaAGCCTTGTGACTAACAAGTTTTTCAAGTCTTTGTCAGAGTATTGGAAGGCAAAACATTCAAAGGTCCTTACTGATGGATCTgagcaaaatatgaaattaatttCCGGCATTTTCCAAAATATAAATTTACTGAAGTCAATATATTTGACAAATTATTGCAATCCAATGTACAGTTCTGTGTCCTTGAGCCGCACAAGATAATAAGAGTTAAAATGTATAAGGTTTTGTACATCTAAGTTAATTTTTTGGTCTGATAAATTCAGTAGTTGCATTGCATATTTTTTAGTGCTAATTTGACAGTCACATACTGTTAATATCATCTAGCAATAATCTGCTCaagtcttttttaatttatgatttGCTTTCATGCTGCAGGGGTTCCTCCAAGATGGAAGAGGCCTGTGACATGTATGTGAGGGCAGCCAACATGtacaaaatggccaaaaattggTGTGGTAAGAATAGTTAATACAGATGGAAAAACCAAATGTAAAGCCttattcacacatgcacaaaactcctgaaaatttcctgaatttGTCAGAGTAAGCGTAATGTATGAATGCAAACAGCCAATCTTTTCACCCAGACTTTACCCTGAGTTTTCTCTGCTAGCTCCCTGGTATTTTTTCTAAACTGCAGGAAAAGTTCTTGCTGTGGGTGAAAACTGTGAACAAGCAAGTCAGGGAATTTTCTAGTAAATTTCAaggctgcatgtgtgaaaagggcttttaGTGATTCCCTCTCTCTTGTCCGTAAAGACTCTTAACATGACATGTTGTCCTTTTAGCTGCAGGAAATGCATTCTCCCAGGCTGCTCGCCTTCACCTCCAGATGCAGAGCAAACATGACGCTGCGACTAACTTCATAGATGCTGGGAATGCCTTCAAAAAAGCAGATCCACAAGGTAATGATTACTCTGGATTACATAAGATCACATATTATGATCTTTTCATGAGCCGCCTTACCTTGTCTGTTTGAGCTGTAAAATACAGTGTCATTCAATTTTGTCAAAGTCATCACAATTCACTGCTTTTACCACTGTGTAGTTAGAGTGTAGAAATGTGGGCAAATGACTGcttgtaaaagaaaatattataTAAATGATAAATCAAGCCTAGTTATTATCCGTTCTTAAACACAGGAACAGTTGTTCATGACCTTTAACACTAAATGTTGCATTTGTCACAGCTGATTGCTGCACATGTTTTAAGTTCACTTTTAATGATGTCAGTTATTTGGATTATTTCAGTGATGTGGAGGTATCTAAgcattattatttctttcacCAGAGGCCATAAACTGCTTAAATCGAGCTATTGAGATATACACCGACATGGTGAGTCTATGAGCAAGGGACTTTTATAATTAAGTAGCAGACTTTGTAAAGGCCTTTTAATGTGTATTCAAATTTTCTTACtgactttttccctttttattgtTTGCTTGTTAGGGGCGCTTCACCATCGCAGCCAAACATCACATCACCATTGCAGAAATATATGAGACAGAGCTGGTGGACATCGATAAGGTAAAGTGAAATATGTGTGTCTCCTATtcaacattttactttttagttTCAGGAAAGACTTTGCTTCTAGTTTTAATGTTAGAATAACTGttattgtcttgttttgtccacTTCCTCTCTAGGCTGTGGCTCATTATGAACAGGCAGCAGATTATTACAAAGGGGAAGAATCCACCAGgtgattatttttaataatgGAAATAATTTAGCATATCTTTCAGGGTGAGGGTTTTTAAAATCTGGTCttcaatttttgatttattttgtttaaagttttttaattttctttttattgtgcATTGTTGTGTTCGAGCTTTGTTGTGTTGTACTGTTGATTTCTTGGAATACATGTGAACTAAGAAgtttctttgtttcattttcagttcGGCGAACAAGTGCCTTCTGAAAGTAGCAACCTACGCAGCTCAGCTGGAGCAGTATCAAAAAGCAATCGAGATCTATGAGCAGGTGTGAAAA
This region of Cheilinus undulatus linkage group 2, ASM1832078v1, whole genome shotgun sequence genomic DNA includes:
- the napab gene encoding N-ethylmaleimide-sensitive factor attachment protein, alpha b, whose translation is MDNSGKEKEATALIAEAEKKVNSSKSFFGAMFGGSSKMEEACDMYVRAANMYKMAKNWCAAGNAFSQAARLHLQMQSKHDAATNFIDAGNAFKKADPQEAINCLNRAIEIYTDMGRFTIAAKHHITIAEIYETELVDIDKAVAHYEQAADYYKGEESTSSANKCLLKVATYAAQLEQYQKAIEIYEQVGTHAMDSTLLKYSAKDHFFKAALCHFCVDMLNAKLAVQKYEEMFPAFSDSREYKLLKKLLDACEEQNVDAYTDSVKEYDSISRLDQWLTTMLLRIKKTIQDDESDLR